One Sediminicola sp. YIK13 DNA segment encodes these proteins:
- a CDS encoding FMN-binding negative transcriptional regulator, translating into MYIPAQYKNENLDEVKEFVKKNSFGILVNQVKGRPWASHIPLELDVDKDGQDVLVGHISKANLQLKDFKGDQEVLCIFNGPHSYVSSSWYKEEEVPTWNYIAVHIYGKIVLMEDVDVLASLHKLVDKYEQDSANPLSLDNLSPSTMRQAKGIIGFKIVISDIQAAYKLSQGRQEDHPNIIQELKNKGCPGSSAIADHMNSKK; encoded by the coding sequence ATGTACATTCCTGCACAATATAAAAATGAAAACTTAGACGAAGTAAAGGAATTTGTCAAGAAAAACAGCTTTGGTATCTTGGTCAATCAGGTGAAAGGCAGACCTTGGGCAAGCCATATCCCATTGGAATTGGATGTAGATAAAGACGGACAAGACGTCCTGGTAGGCCACATCTCAAAAGCCAATTTGCAATTGAAAGATTTTAAGGGAGACCAAGAGGTGCTCTGTATTTTTAATGGCCCACATAGTTATGTATCGTCCTCATGGTACAAAGAGGAAGAAGTACCTACCTGGAACTACATTGCAGTTCATATTTACGGAAAAATAGTCCTAATGGAAGATGTTGATGTACTGGCTTCCCTTCATAAATTGGTCGATAAATATGAGCAGGATTCAGCCAATCCCCTCTCGTTAGACAATTTGTCGCCAAGTACCATGCGGCAAGCCAAAGGTATCATAGGTTTTAAAATAGTGATCAGTGATATCCAGGCCGCTTATAAATTATCCCAAGGCCGACAAGAAGATCATCCCAATATTATCCAAGAACTAAAAAACAAAGGTTGTCCAGGGTCAAGTGCAATTGCCGATCATATGAATTCTAAAAAATAA
- the nudK gene encoding GDP-mannose pyrophosphatase NudK, with translation MKNGTVKNIEKELLSDHWYTLHKITFEYHKEDGTWEKQVREVYDRGNGAAILLYNREKGTVVLTKQFRMPTYMNGNPSGMMIEVCAGLLDGDHPEDCIKKEVEEETGYRVREVKKVFESYMSPGSVSEILHFFIGQYDEHMKVGEGGGAAHETENIEILEYTFEEALDMIQKGTIKDAKTIMLLQYAKVHELF, from the coding sequence TTGAAAAACGGCACGGTTAAGAACATAGAGAAGGAATTGTTATCGGACCACTGGTACACCCTTCATAAAATCACTTTTGAATACCATAAGGAAGATGGAACTTGGGAAAAACAGGTCAGGGAAGTCTATGACCGTGGCAACGGGGCAGCCATTTTGTTGTACAATCGGGAAAAGGGAACGGTAGTGTTGACAAAGCAGTTTAGAATGCCCACGTATATGAACGGGAATCCTTCAGGTATGATGATCGAAGTCTGTGCCGGACTTCTGGACGGGGACCATCCCGAGGACTGTATCAAAAAAGAGGTAGAAGAAGAGACGGGATATCGCGTTCGGGAAGTGAAAAAAGTATTCGAATCTTATATGTCCCCCGGATCAGTATCAGAGATTCTGCATTTCTTTATAGGTCAGTACGATGAGCATATGAAGGTAGGGGAAGGCGGAGGAGCTGCTCACGAAACTGAGAATATAGAGATCCTGGAATATACGTTTGAAGAAGCTTTGGACATGATACAGAAAGGTACTATCAAGGATGCCAAAACCATCATGCTACTTCAATATGCCAAAGTTCACGAGTTATTTTAA
- a CDS encoding PorP/SprF family type IX secretion system membrane protein, with product MKTPKNNSSLSFKGNHLSVVFLFLVLLPLSFSLNAQEENPYLKYDVPFQNLLKFNRFLINPTFSTVREDKSYVNFFHRSQSAFYENNMQNYFLSYSGRINDRTGLGLSLYNQTEGVVTNIGILANYAYGVRLGANSVFSFGVNIPYYRSNVDQSKIVTGEEDPFLDGLNESSILAFQPGMNLAMGNFDIGVFAENLVDFNLKTGKSLTNFNEKTFSTHLQYTHGLNNKGGVFEDGRLLPLARVRFRGQESIEYGGGIILDLPKVGWLQGGYDSFYGVSAGTGFNLSRRLSLGYNFEKGLSNNYENFGVTHEISVALSFIPKLTEDMVNLDTDGYQSFAVEETPANNEKQPLVKDMDNFEGDKGENYALLQQLQFRLDSLEANRERDLERRFEMVMRIVKRETKGTRPDLEETAKRVYFVNNDKTPTKDTELVDHLVTDPNTEDIEVVSNTIEEYNSKVRERPEYNDPQDIITRKFGKIPGIDQGHYIVANVFGNKAYMDNFVKELRAEGLEVNHFRNPENGLNYVYLAHFNDSQAAREAYVTKMNGKYGKEMWIMDIDDSRYSGMATLEFSEE from the coding sequence ATGAAAACCCCGAAAAACAATTCCTCCCTTTCATTTAAGGGTAACCACCTATCCGTTGTATTTCTTTTTTTAGTATTACTGCCATTGTCATTTTCCTTAAATGCACAAGAGGAAAATCCTTACCTCAAATACGATGTGCCTTTTCAAAACCTGCTTAAGTTCAATAGGTTTTTAATCAACCCTACCTTTTCTACCGTCAGGGAAGATAAATCCTATGTCAACTTTTTTCATAGGAGTCAATCTGCATTTTATGAAAACAATATGCAAAATTACTTTTTAAGTTATAGTGGTAGGATTAATGACCGCACCGGATTGGGGCTAAGCCTTTACAATCAGACCGAGGGGGTGGTAACCAATATTGGTATATTGGCCAATTATGCATATGGGGTTCGTTTGGGTGCAAATAGCGTTTTCTCCTTCGGCGTTAATATTCCATATTATCGCAGTAATGTGGACCAAAGTAAAATTGTGACCGGAGAGGAAGATCCGTTTTTGGATGGGTTGAATGAAAGCTCCATTTTGGCTTTCCAGCCAGGGATGAATTTGGCAATGGGAAATTTTGACATTGGTGTTTTTGCGGAAAATTTGGTCGATTTTAATCTAAAAACTGGAAAATCGTTGACCAATTTCAATGAAAAGACCTTTTCTACACACCTTCAATATACCCATGGGCTAAACAACAAAGGTGGTGTTTTTGAGGATGGGCGACTTTTGCCCTTGGCAAGGGTAAGATTCAGAGGTCAGGAAAGCATTGAATATGGTGGAGGGATAATTTTGGATCTTCCAAAAGTAGGATGGTTGCAGGGAGGATATGATAGTTTTTATGGAGTTTCTGCTGGAACAGGCTTTAATCTTAGTCGCAGATTATCTTTGGGCTATAATTTTGAAAAAGGATTGTCCAACAATTATGAAAATTTCGGGGTAACCCATGAAATTTCAGTAGCCCTTTCATTTATACCAAAACTCACGGAGGACATGGTGAATTTGGATACAGACGGCTATCAATCATTTGCTGTTGAGGAAACACCGGCAAATAATGAAAAACAACCTTTAGTCAAGGATATGGATAATTTTGAAGGGGATAAAGGTGAAAACTATGCCCTTCTTCAGCAGCTTCAATTTAGATTGGATTCCTTGGAGGCCAATAGGGAAAGGGATCTGGAACGTCGATTTGAAATGGTGATGCGCATCGTTAAAAGGGAAACAAAGGGAACCCGACCAGATTTAGAGGAAACTGCTAAAAGGGTTTATTTCGTAAACAACGATAAAACGCCAACGAAGGATACAGAATTAGTAGATCATTTGGTAACCGACCCCAATACGGAGGATATAGAAGTAGTATCAAATACCATTGAGGAATATAATTCAAAGGTAAGGGAGAGACCGGAATACAATGATCCTCAAGATATAATCACCCGTAAGTTTGGTAAAATTCCTGGAATAGACCAAGGGCACTACATTGTGGCCAATGTATTTGGTAATAAGGCTTATATGGACAATTTTGTCAAGGAATTACGGGCAGAGGGTTTAGAGGTAAACCATTTCAGAAATCCGGAAAACGGTTTGAACTACGTGTACCTTGCACATTTTAACGATAGCCAGGCTGCACGGGAAGCATACGTTACCAAAATGAATGGCAAGTACGGTAAAGAAATGTGGATCATGGATATTGATGATTCTCGTTATTCGGGGATGGCTACTCTGGAGTTTTCCGAAGAATAA
- a CDS encoding LysR substrate-binding domain-containing protein, producing the protein MTITQLQYVLAVAEYQNFTLAAEKSFVTQPTLSMQVQKLEDELDILIFDRSKKPISVTEVGQKIVSQAKNIVNEANRIKDIVDQEKGFIGGEFTLGIIPTIMPTLLPMFLKTFIKKYPKVNLIIKEQNTDGLIRNIQDGHLDAAIAATPLEVEYIKERPLYYEPFVGYVPPNNKLHKLETLNPEDLDINEVLLLKDGHCFRDGIINLCKSTKSFEDDHFQLQSGSFETLVNLSNEGLGMTLLPFLNTLELDEKKKQNLRYFNSPSPAREVSLIYHKSELKIQITEAIREVIASVVRGAIAFQDVKIISPITKK; encoded by the coding sequence ATGACCATTACCCAATTGCAGTATGTTTTGGCCGTTGCCGAATATCAAAATTTCACCCTTGCAGCCGAAAAGAGTTTTGTCACCCAACCTACCTTAAGTATGCAGGTACAAAAATTGGAGGACGAATTGGACATATTGATTTTTGATCGAAGTAAAAAACCAATTTCCGTGACCGAGGTCGGTCAAAAAATAGTTTCCCAAGCAAAAAATATTGTTAACGAAGCCAACCGCATCAAGGATATCGTAGACCAAGAAAAAGGTTTTATAGGAGGGGAATTTACCTTGGGCATTATACCTACCATTATGCCTACCCTTCTCCCGATGTTCCTTAAGACATTTATAAAAAAATACCCTAAGGTCAATCTGATTATTAAGGAACAAAACACAGATGGACTTATACGGAATATTCAGGACGGACATTTAGATGCAGCTATAGCCGCGACACCTTTAGAAGTGGAGTATATAAAGGAACGTCCTTTATATTACGAACCTTTTGTTGGTTACGTACCACCGAACAATAAATTACACAAATTAGAGACACTAAACCCAGAAGATTTGGATATAAATGAAGTGCTCTTGTTAAAGGACGGACATTGTTTCAGGGATGGGATCATTAATTTATGTAAGTCAACCAAAAGTTTCGAGGATGACCATTTTCAACTTCAGAGCGGAAGTTTCGAAACCCTGGTGAATCTATCAAATGAAGGATTGGGAATGACGCTTTTACCGTTTCTAAACACCTTGGAGCTGGATGAAAAGAAAAAACAAAATTTAAGGTATTTCAACAGTCCCTCTCCTGCCAGGGAGGTGAGTTTGATATATCATAAGAGTGAATTGAAAATTCAGATCACAGAGGCCATTAGAGAAGTTATTGCCAGCGTGGTCAGGGGTGCCATTGCCTTTCAAGATGTAAAGATCATAAGTCCCATTACCAAAAAGTAA
- a CDS encoding Dps family protein — protein sequence MKLNSIGLDADKSKILSKDLNLLLANFQRYYQNLRGIHWNIKGKRFFDLHVKFEELYTDANLKVDLIAERILTLGGVPLHTFEDYIANSKVPVGKNISEDEATIRLVVDSLKELLVIERKILTASDDANDEGTNAMMSDFITEQEKTIWMMKAWLEEQM from the coding sequence ATGAAACTGAACAGTATAGGACTAGATGCCGATAAATCCAAAATATTAAGCAAAGATTTGAACCTTTTATTGGCCAACTTTCAGAGGTATTACCAAAACTTAAGAGGTATACACTGGAATATTAAGGGTAAACGCTTTTTTGACCTTCATGTAAAGTTTGAAGAGTTGTACACGGATGCCAATTTAAAGGTAGATCTGATTGCGGAGCGTATCTTGACTTTAGGAGGTGTGCCGCTGCATACTTTTGAGGACTACATTGCCAATTCCAAGGTTCCAGTAGGTAAAAACATTTCAGAGGATGAGGCGACCATTAGATTGGTGGTAGATTCATTAAAGGAACTCTTGGTTATTGAACGCAAAATATTAACTGCTTCCGATGATGCAAATGATGAAGGCACGAATGCTATGATGAGCGACTTTATAACGGAACAGGAAAAAACGATTTGGATGATGAAAGCTTGGTTGGAAGAACAGATGTGA
- a CDS encoding NAD(P)-dependent alcohol dehydrogenase: MTEVKAYAAKTSDSDMVPFKLDRRDVTENDVKIDIEFCGVCHSDLHQVRNDWKNSVYPVVPGHEIIGRITEIGANVTKFKVGQLVGVGCMVDSCQKCSACKDDMEQFCENGATFTYNGPDKHLGGHTFGGYSEQVVVDKEFVLSVPENLDPRAAAPLLCAGITTYSPLKHWNVKKGDKVGVIGLGGLGHMGIKFAHAMGAHVVMITTSPSKSGDAKKLGADEVLISKEEEQMKKHAGSFDFLLNTIPVGHDMNPYVNLLKRDATMVLVGAIEPLDPLHGGSLVMGRKRIAGSLIGGIKETQEMLDFCGKHNVVSDIEMIDMQNINEAFDRLVKSDVKYRFVIDMKSLKNS; the protein is encoded by the coding sequence ATGACAGAAGTAAAAGCATACGCAGCCAAGACATCGGATTCGGACATGGTTCCATTTAAATTGGACAGAAGGGATGTCACGGAAAATGACGTGAAAATAGATATTGAATTCTGTGGGGTTTGCCACAGTGATTTGCACCAAGTGAGAAACGATTGGAAAAATTCTGTTTATCCGGTTGTTCCAGGGCATGAAATTATAGGACGTATTACGGAAATTGGAGCCAATGTCACAAAGTTTAAAGTAGGACAATTGGTGGGAGTGGGATGTATGGTAGATTCTTGCCAGAAATGTAGCGCCTGTAAGGATGACATGGAGCAATTCTGTGAAAACGGGGCCACTTTTACCTATAATGGACCTGACAAGCATTTGGGTGGACACACCTTTGGAGGATATTCAGAGCAAGTGGTTGTTGATAAAGAATTTGTATTGAGTGTTCCTGAGAATTTAGATCCAAGGGCGGCAGCACCTTTATTGTGTGCCGGAATCACCACTTATTCTCCATTAAAACATTGGAATGTGAAAAAAGGGGATAAAGTAGGGGTCATCGGACTTGGAGGACTTGGACATATGGGAATCAAATTCGCACATGCCATGGGGGCCCATGTAGTAATGATTACAACTTCTCCCTCTAAAAGTGGCGATGCCAAAAAATTGGGAGCGGACGAAGTTTTGATATCCAAAGAAGAAGAACAGATGAAGAAGCATGCCGGTTCTTTTGATTTTCTTTTGAATACCATTCCTGTTGGACACGATATGAACCCTTATGTAAATCTTTTGAAAAGAGATGCAACCATGGTATTGGTCGGAGCTATAGAGCCTCTGGATCCTTTGCATGGAGGTAGTCTGGTAATGGGACGTAAACGTATTGCAGGCTCCTTGATAGGAGGTATCAAAGAAACCCAAGAAATGTTGGATTTCTGTGGAAAGCATAATGTGGTTTCAGATATTGAAATGATAGACATGCAGAATATTAATGAGGCTTTTGATCGTCTGGTGAAGTCAGATGTGAAATATCGCTTCGTTATCGACATGAAATCATTGAAAAATAGTTAA
- a CDS encoding D-alanyl-D-alanine carboxypeptidase, with the protein MTKTTVILFFSAILIGCSATRERKLNKSVVNRINSGYFENQFTGCIVYDPVTKDTLFQYNSKKYFLPASNTKIFTLYTALQLLPQQIPSLKYISKNDTLYVEGTGDPSFLHPILKDSTVVYFLAKSKNIALHLTNFDDDDFGPGWSWEDYDQYYAPARSPLPLYGNITTISKLDTLRVTPSLFRDSIVLSASDKKRKLHQNIFYFDPSRKDTLEVPFIINTKVTKTFLEKALDREVGLISEMPSGPKDILYGIPSDSLYKRMMHESDNFIAEQLLILASSSLSDTLNGKIARDYILANQLSSLRHPPRWVDGSGLSRYNLFTPESMAVVLQKMYEDLPKERLFRLFPAGGENGTLSDWFRGNPKPYIYAKSGSMGNTYCLSGYLLTNSGKTLIFSFMNNHHKQPSASLKKEMTMIFEMMRDTY; encoded by the coding sequence ATGACCAAAACAACCGTAATCCTCTTTTTTTCAGCTATTTTAATAGGGTGTTCCGCCACTAGAGAAAGAAAGCTAAACAAGAGTGTAGTCAATAGAATCAATAGCGGCTATTTTGAAAATCAATTTACCGGGTGTATCGTTTATGACCCCGTAACCAAGGACACACTATTCCAGTATAATTCAAAAAAATACTTTTTACCGGCAAGTAATACCAAAATCTTTACCCTCTATACTGCCCTTCAATTATTACCACAGCAGATTCCAAGTTTAAAATATATTTCTAAAAACGATACGCTTTACGTTGAGGGGACGGGCGACCCTTCTTTCCTTCATCCCATACTCAAAGATAGTACGGTTGTATATTTTTTAGCCAAGTCAAAGAATATCGCCCTTCATCTAACTAATTTTGATGATGATGATTTTGGTCCAGGATGGTCGTGGGAGGATTACGACCAATATTATGCCCCCGCAAGAAGTCCATTGCCACTGTACGGAAACATAACTACCATAAGTAAATTAGATACGCTTAGGGTGACTCCCTCCTTGTTTAGAGATAGCATCGTTTTATCAGCTTCTGACAAAAAAAGAAAATTACACCAGAACATTTTTTATTTTGATCCTAGTCGTAAAGATACTTTAGAGGTGCCTTTTATAATAAACACTAAGGTTACCAAGACGTTTTTGGAAAAGGCCTTAGATAGGGAAGTCGGACTAATATCAGAAATGCCCAGTGGACCTAAGGATATTTTATATGGTATTCCTTCAGATTCCCTTTATAAAAGAATGATGCACGAAAGTGATAATTTTATTGCAGAACAACTTTTAATACTTGCATCCTCTTCCTTGTCCGATACCTTAAATGGCAAAATTGCACGGGATTATATTCTCGCCAATCAATTATCTTCCCTGAGGCATCCTCCAAGGTGGGTAGACGGATCTGGACTTTCCCGCTACAATCTATTTACCCCGGAATCCATGGCAGTTGTGCTTCAAAAGATGTATGAAGACCTTCCTAAAGAAAGACTGTTCCGTCTTTTCCCTGCTGGAGGAGAAAATGGAACACTTTCAGACTGGTTTAGGGGAAATCCCAAGCCCTATATATATGCAAAATCGGGCTCTATGGGCAATACCTATTGTCTAAGCGGCTATTTGCTGACCAATTCTGGAAAAACACTGATCTTTAGTTTTATGAACAATCACCATAAGCAACCTTCAGCCAGCTTAAAAAAAGAAATGACTATGATTTTTGAGATGATGAGGGATACGTATTAA
- the rluF gene encoding 23S rRNA pseudouridine(2604) synthase RluF — MEEAQSTRINKYLSEVGYCSRRAADKLIEQGRVTINGAVPEMGTKIVPGDEVRVDGELITEPKEKQVYIAFNKPIGIVCTTDTGVEKDNIIDFIGYPKRIFPIGRLDKPSEGLILLTSDGDIVNKILRARNNHEKEYIVTVNKPVTRDFVQKMSAGVPILDTVTRKCHVEEVGRNVFKIVLTQGLNRQIRRMCEHLGYRVVKLRRVRIMNINLDMPVGKWRYLTEQELNGINKLVAASSKTHHD, encoded by the coding sequence ATGGAAGAAGCCCAATCAACAAGAATAAATAAATATCTGAGTGAGGTAGGATACTGCTCTAGAAGAGCGGCCGATAAACTTATTGAGCAGGGAAGAGTAACCATAAATGGAGCTGTTCCCGAAATGGGGACCAAAATTGTTCCCGGTGACGAAGTGCGTGTGGATGGGGAACTCATAACTGAGCCTAAAGAAAAACAAGTGTATATAGCCTTTAATAAGCCCATAGGCATTGTTTGCACTACCGATACAGGTGTTGAAAAGGATAATATTATTGATTTTATAGGATATCCTAAGCGTATCTTCCCCATAGGTCGTTTGGACAAGCCCAGCGAGGGTCTTATTTTACTGACCAGTGATGGGGATATCGTCAATAAAATCCTCAGGGCTAGAAACAATCACGAAAAAGAATACATTGTAACCGTAAACAAGCCGGTTACCCGTGATTTTGTTCAAAAAATGAGCGCAGGCGTTCCAATATTGGATACGGTTACCAGAAAATGCCATGTTGAGGAAGTAGGCAGAAATGTTTTCAAAATTGTACTTACCCAAGGCCTAAACCGACAAATAAGAAGAATGTGCGAGCACTTGGGGTACAGAGTGGTTAAATTAAGGCGGGTAAGGATCATGAATATCAATTTGGATATGCCCGTTGGTAAATGGAGATACCTTACAGAGCAAGAACTGAACGGAATCAACAAATTGGTAGCCGCTTCTTCGAAAACACATCACGATTAA
- a CDS encoding NAD(P)/FAD-dependent oxidoreductase — MVKTIQLRVSIEEETMEGILKKKAAYHLHVDEKEINGIQIIRKSIDARKPQIFFNYKVAVYVQEPMPKTSGHTFDYKDVSKAKEIHIIGFGPAGMYAALRCIELGYKPIVLERGKKVRERRRDLRAINQQHTVDEDSNYCFGEGGAGTYSDGKLYTRSLKRGDVRRIFENLVYHGATEQILIDAHPHIGTNKLPQIVENIRETILEYGGEIHFESRVVDFIIKNNVLQALILKNGTEMKVNSVILATGHSARDIYYLLQKRQVALQAKSFAMGVRVEHPQHIIDSIQYHCEGERNELLPAAAYSLVQQVKDRGVYSFCMCPGGFIVPAATADGEVVVNGMSPSKRNNLYANSGIVVEINVEQDIPKYDHFGALKGLEYQKDLEKLAYTSGGRSQTAPAQRLTDFVEGKLSVDLNDTSYQPGLKSAPLHSLLPKLIGSRLRTGFKAFGDKMHGYYTAEANIVGVESRTSSPVNIPRNEQLEHPQIKGLFPCGEGGGYAGGIVSAAMDGERCAEAAVKGI, encoded by the coding sequence ATGGTGAAAACAATTCAGCTACGGGTAAGTATCGAAGAAGAAACGATGGAGGGCATTTTGAAAAAAAAAGCAGCCTATCATCTGCATGTCGATGAAAAAGAGATCAATGGTATTCAGATTATCAGAAAGTCTATTGATGCCCGGAAACCTCAGATTTTCTTCAATTATAAAGTTGCAGTTTACGTCCAAGAACCAATGCCCAAAACTTCTGGGCATACATTCGATTATAAAGATGTTTCAAAAGCCAAGGAAATACATATCATCGGTTTTGGTCCTGCAGGGATGTATGCTGCGCTAAGATGCATAGAACTTGGTTATAAACCTATTGTTTTAGAACGCGGAAAAAAAGTAAGGGAAAGAAGGCGAGACCTAAGAGCCATTAACCAGCAACACACGGTAGACGAAGATTCCAATTATTGTTTTGGGGAAGGCGGGGCCGGCACCTATTCCGATGGTAAGTTATATACCCGAAGCCTTAAGAGAGGAGATGTAAGAAGAATTTTTGAGAATCTGGTGTACCATGGTGCAACGGAGCAAATATTGATAGATGCCCACCCCCACATAGGAACCAATAAGTTGCCCCAAATTGTGGAAAATATAAGGGAGACCATTTTAGAATATGGCGGGGAAATTCATTTTGAAAGTCGGGTCGTGGATTTCATCATCAAAAACAATGTCCTTCAGGCCCTTATTTTAAAAAACGGCACGGAGATGAAGGTGAATTCTGTGATTTTGGCCACAGGTCATTCCGCTAGGGACATTTATTATTTATTGCAGAAAAGGCAAGTTGCGCTTCAAGCCAAGTCATTTGCTATGGGGGTAAGGGTAGAGCATCCACAACATATAATAGACAGCATCCAATATCACTGTGAAGGGGAGCGTAATGAGTTACTGCCTGCCGCAGCGTATAGCTTGGTACAGCAAGTAAAGGATCGGGGTGTATATTCGTTTTGTATGTGCCCTGGCGGGTTTATTGTTCCGGCCGCCACTGCAGATGGAGAAGTCGTCGTTAACGGCATGTCGCCCTCCAAAAGAAATAATCTATATGCCAATTCCGGAATAGTAGTGGAAATAAATGTAGAACAGGATATTCCGAAATACGATCACTTTGGTGCGCTAAAAGGTTTGGAATATCAAAAGGATCTAGAAAAATTGGCCTATACTTCTGGCGGTAGGAGTCAGACTGCGCCGGCCCAGAGACTTACCGATTTTGTTGAAGGAAAACTTTCTGTGGATTTAAATGACACTTCCTATCAACCAGGATTAAAATCGGCCCCATTGCATTCTCTATTGCCCAAACTTATTGGGAGTAGGCTCAGAACCGGGTTTAAGGCATTTGGAGATAAGATGCATGGCTATTACACAGCCGAAGCCAATATTGTTGGAGTAGAATCCAGAACCTCTTCGCCCGTAAATATTCCAAGAAATGAACAATTGGAACATCCACAGATCAAAGGCCTGTTTCCATGTGGTGAAGGGGGAGGTTATGCAGGAGGGATTGTTTCGGCTGCCATGGATGGAGAAAGGTGTGCCGAGGCAGCCGTAAAGGGAATTTAA
- a CDS encoding peptide-methionine (S)-S-oxide reductase, with translation MQAIHKIGFGGGCHWCTEAVFQSLKGVTHVAQGFIAATEPESSYSEAVIVSFNQDELTLKELISVHLHTHNSTADHSFRRKYRSAVYVFDEREISGVRNILRYLQKDFVDPLITQVLLYKDFKASEEQFHNYYYTNPEKPFCETYIAPKLNKINLDFADLIDREKINTYPSSSQKS, from the coding sequence ATGCAGGCCATTCATAAAATAGGATTTGGAGGAGGATGTCATTGGTGTACAGAGGCAGTATTCCAATCACTTAAAGGAGTGACCCATGTAGCGCAAGGCTTTATAGCAGCTACGGAACCAGAATCATCCTATTCAGAAGCGGTCATCGTTTCGTTTAACCAGGACGAGCTTACACTAAAAGAACTTATTTCTGTTCATCTTCATACCCACAACAGTACCGCGGATCACTCCTTTAGGAGGAAATACAGGTCCGCTGTTTATGTTTTTGACGAACGGGAAATTTCAGGGGTGAGGAATATTTTGAGATATTTACAAAAGGATTTTGTTGATCCTTTGATCACCCAAGTTTTGCTTTACAAAGATTTTAAGGCTTCGGAAGAGCAGTTTCATAACTACTACTATACCAATCCGGAAAAACCTTTTTGTGAGACCTATATAGCTCCAAAATTGAATAAAATAAACCTTGATTTTGCGGATCTGATTGATAGAGAAAAGATTAATACGTATCCCTCATCATCTCAAAAATCATAG
- a CDS encoding DUF2461 domain-containing protein has protein sequence MNFKELFAFLRDLERNNSKEWMDDNRKRYHKVRDGYISWLDDLNSILESIDKEYYSTPGKKGINRINNNLMFHPNKPVYKDHFGAGLDKAPNTADFYIQIGIHESMLAGGFWRPDSKTLQSIRDGIDYDGEEFKKIIHKKSFQDTFGGLVEDQKLKMAPKGFGQDHPHLDLLKNKTFAVIHPINEKEILQDNFKEKIVEVYKEMLPFRRYLNKTVSV, from the coding sequence ATGAATTTTAAAGAGCTGTTTGCTTTTCTGCGTGATTTGGAAAGGAACAATTCCAAGGAATGGATGGATGACAACAGAAAACGTTACCATAAGGTCAGAGATGGCTATATCTCTTGGTTGGACGATCTAAACAGTATTTTGGAGTCCATTGATAAGGAGTATTATTCCACGCCGGGAAAGAAGGGAATAAACCGAATCAATAATAATCTTATGTTCCATCCAAATAAACCGGTGTACAAAGATCATTTTGGGGCGGGATTGGACAAAGCGCCCAATACTGCCGATTTTTACATTCAGATAGGAATCCATGAATCTATGTTGGCCGGAGGTTTTTGGCGACCAGATTCAAAAACCTTACAAAGTATTAGAGATGGTATTGATTATGACGGGGAAGAATTTAAAAAGATAATTCACAAAAAATCTTTTCAAGATACTTTTGGCGGATTGGTAGAGGACCAGAAATTAAAAATGGCACCCAAAGGCTTTGGTCAGGACCATCCCCATTTGGATTTGCTCAAAAACAAAACTTTTGCTGTGATACACCCCATAAATGAGAAAGAGATTTTGCAGGATAATTTTAAAGAAAAGATTGTGGAGGTCTATAAAGAAATGTTACCCTTTAGACGGTATTTGAACAAAACAGTATCAGTCTAG